From the genome of Deinococcus sp. AJ005, one region includes:
- a CDS encoding branched-chain amino acid ABC transporter permease, which yields MDQVAVTAFFQTLVQGLLTGGLYALIGTGLSLIFGVMKIINFAHGDFLAIGMFITLALFKAFNLDPYLSLLVAAPIGFSLGYVIQRFVLARLGDRLGEGSLLATLGLGLIISNTLLLGFGAQPQSINVPYAINTFKFAGVQVSVSLLIAGLGTVLAISALNLVLYRTELGRAIRATAQNPLGAELQGVKTSNIQAIVFGVGVSFAAIAGVLLMPLLYTFPTVGENYVTKAFIVTVLGGLGNLPGAIAGGLVLGVIESLGAFYVSNNYRDAYGLIAFLLVLLLRPEGLFGKTVKRV from the coding sequence ATGGATCAAGTCGCCGTCACGGCGTTTTTTCAAACCCTGGTTCAAGGCTTGTTGACCGGGGGCCTCTACGCCCTGATCGGCACTGGCCTGAGCCTGATCTTCGGCGTCATGAAGATCATCAACTTTGCGCACGGGGATTTTCTCGCCATCGGCATGTTCATCACGCTGGCGCTGTTCAAGGCGTTCAACCTGGACCCCTACCTGAGCCTGCTGGTGGCCGCGCCCATCGGCTTCAGCCTGGGCTACGTGATCCAGCGCTTCGTGCTGGCACGCCTGGGAGACCGGCTGGGCGAGGGCAGCCTGCTTGCCACGCTGGGCCTGGGGCTGATCATCAGCAACACGCTGCTGCTGGGCTTTGGCGCGCAGCCACAGAGCATCAACGTGCCGTATGCGATCAACACCTTCAAGTTCGCGGGCGTGCAGGTCAGCGTGTCGCTGCTGATCGCTGGGCTGGGCACGGTGCTGGCGATCTCAGCACTGAATCTGGTGCTGTACCGCACCGAGCTGGGCCGCGCCATCCGCGCCACCGCGCAAAATCCGCTGGGCGCGGAGTTGCAGGGCGTCAAGACCTCCAACATCCAGGCCATCGTGTTCGGCGTGGGCGTGTCGTTTGCCGCCATCGCGGGCGTGCTGCTGATGCCGCTGCTCTACACCTTTCCCACCGTGGGCGAGAATTACGTGACCAAGGCATTCATCGTGACCGTGCTGGGCGGCCTGGGCAACCTGCCGGGAGCGATTGCGGGCGGGCTGGTGCTGGGCGTCATTGAGTCGCTGGGAGCCTTCTATGTCAGCAACAATTACCGCGACGCCTACGGCCTGATCGCCTTCCTGCTGGTGCTGCTGCTGCGGCCAGAGGGCCTGTTCGGGAAGACTGTGAAGCGGGTATGA